A stretch of DNA from Paenibacillus sp. FSL W8-0186:
AGCTTCTGCGGCTGCACCACCTTCGTAAATTGGGGGACCGGCACACTGAACGTCCATGTCGAAAAAGCCGATGCCGGCATATATCCCGGACGATCATCGCCTGAGCAGAAATGCTCGCCGCACCTCTCCGTCTCGATGGACCAGCTGGAGCTCGTTTGAAAGTGAACCCAATGATACAGCGTATCCTCCTTGCAGTCGGCTACCGCATAGTGATAGCTGTCCGGCCGCAAAATAAGCGCATGCCCTTCGCTGACTTCATAGCTGCGACCTTCCTCGCCCATGTAGAGGCAGCCTTTGTCGACGAGAAGAAGATCGAACACATCGATATTTTGTCGGCTGGGATGCTTTTGTCCCGCACTCAGCAGGGACAGGCCGCTGGCGATATAATGGGGCAGGGGAGGAACCGTAAATTGAATGACAGACATGCGAACTACCTCCTAGTACAATTGCATTCAGGTTTGAATATTTAAAGATTCAGTTGGTTGAGTGATACATCCATTCCAATATAACATCTATAATGTGTCTCATGCTAAAAGTTAGTTAAAAAGTATGATTGTCAGGCATCTGCATCCTGGATTGCTTTTGAAGGAACGGAGGAACGCTGCGGCTGGAAGCCTGCGCCAGCTAAATGCGAACCCCCGTCCGAAAGCGAAACAGGACTTTTATAACGGCTTTTACAAGTTATATTACGGATGGTTGATATCTTCTCCGCCATACTGGAGGTTGTAATAATGAAAAATATACGGAGTAGAGAGAAAGATAAATTTGGCCTTTGGGTTCTGACCTGGCCGATCTTCATTGAAATGTTCCTGCAATTCCTGCTGGGCGCCGTCGATACGCTAATGGTGAGCCGAATCTCAGATGACGCCGTAGCGGTTGTCGGCTTCTCCAATCAGCTGTTTAATGCGTTAACGACGCTGTTTGCTACCGTCGCGAGCGGAGCCGGGATCGTCATCGCCCAGAAGCTTGGCTCAAGGCGCGAGGAAGACGCCAGAACAGTCGCTGTCATTTCGGTAAAAGTGACGGCATTGATCGGCCTGGGCCTGAGCCTGATGCTCGTGGCTGTTCCCGGCCCTATCGCGAGAATGCTGCAGCTGCCTGAGGAACTGATGCCGCTAGCTATACCGTACATCTCGATTGTCGGCGGTGGAATGATCCTGACCGCGCTGATGTCTGCGCTAAGCACCGCGATTCGCAACACCGGCAATACGAAGGGGCCGATGTACATCGCCGTAGCGATGAATATCATCCATATTGTGATGAACTATGGCTTTATTTTCGGAGAGCTTGGATTTCCGCAGCTCGGCCTGACCGGGGTGGCGATTTCCACAGTGACGAGCCGTTTGCTGGCAACGGTGATGCTGTTCCTTATTTTCCTGGTGGCCTTCGAACGGAGAATCGGCATTCGCGACATCTCCCTGTTTGACCGCAAGCTATTCAAGGAGGTACTTGTCATCGGCTGGCCGCTTGGAGTCAACTCGGGCAGCTGGGTGTTCTCGCAGCTAGTTATTTACTCTTTCATAGCTACGCTCGGCTCCATGGAGCTGGCGGCGAGGACGTACATGAGTACTTTGGAAACCTTCTGCTTCCTGCTTGGCTTCTCCCTCGCTCTTGCCGTACAGATACAAATTGCCCATCTGTACGGAGCAGGCCGGACGAAGGAGGCTTACAAGGCCGTATACCGCTCATTGTCGGCAGGACTGCCGCTGGTGATTATCAATACCTGGCTCCTGGTGCTGTTCGGCAAGCATATATTGGGACTGTTTACGCAGGACGAAGGGATATTGCTGATATGCGGAGCGCTGCTCTGGCTGAATCTGGCGCTGCAGCCGGCCAAGGTTCTGAATATGACGCTGGGGAATGCACTGAATGCTGTGGGGGATACGAGGTATACGATGTACGTGTCGCTGACGGTCATGTGGGTCGTGGCTACCGGCTGCTCGTACCTGCTTGGGATTTCGCTCGGCTGGGGGATCGTTGCCATTTACGGCTGCATGATCGCGGACGAATATATCCGAAGTATCTTCTGTTACGTCCGCTGGCGAAACCGGAAATTTTTGCGGATGAAAGAAGCAGAGCTTCAGGCAGCCTAAATGCGGGCAAGCTTTGGAATGCATAATAGTCTGCACAACACAATAAGCGGCGCACACGAATGTGCAGCCGCTTATTGTGTTTTATCAGTAAGGGGGGAAAGCATCGCCCGCTTGTTCAAGTTATTCTGCAGGAACGTCTGGTAGCTGACGCACGTAGCTGTCGGACAGATGCAGCAGCTGCAGCGCGCGGTCATACTCTTTTTGCGTAGATAAATTTTGCGCAGCCTGAGATCCGTTACCGTCATAAGGGAAATGGATTCCGTCCTGATACTCGATGCCTGGCACGAACAAAGCTTTATCATTCAGGAATGACCCGGAAGGCAAATAGTAGCGCTGCGGCAAAAGGTTATAGGTCTGGTTAAACAGATCCTGGCCAAAATGGATATGCTGGTTCAGTGATAGGCCGAGCAGATTCGCCAAGGTTGGCAATACGTCGACCTGACCGCCGATCGTATTGACGACTGCCGGCTCGGAAACGTTAGGCGCCGAAATGATCAGCGGAATGTTAATCATGTCGATATAGCTGTATTCTTTGCCGTAGATTTCCTTCATCAGTTCCAGGCCTTGTTTGTCCAGGGAGTACATCGGCAGCCCGAGATGGTCGCCATAAATGATAACGATGCTGTCGTCCCAGATGCCCCGCTGCTTCAGATCGTCGATAAATTCGCCCAACGCTCGATCTGCGTAATTTTGCGCCTGAATATAGTCGCCGACCATGTTGTCCTGATACCGTTCAGGGAGCGGGAATAAGCGCTTCTCCTCCGGCAGGGTGAACGGATGGTGTGCGGTCATGGAGATCACCTGAGCGTAAAACGGACGATCTGCATCATGCATTTTTTGAATTTCATCGGCTGTTTTCTTGTACAGCACATCATCGGATGGGCCGAAGAAGACCGTATCCTCGCTTCCGAAGAACGTTTTATCATAGAAGCGGTCAAATCCGAGCGCTTCGTACAACGCACGGCGGTTCCAGAAGTCAACTACATTCGTATGGAAGGTGGCCGTATCGTAGCCCTGGTCTTTCAGCAGCTTCGGCAGACTTGGGAGCTGTTTGTAGGCGTAATTCTGCGTAGCCGCTTCGTTGTAAGGAATATAGAAGGACGTGTTCACCACGAATTCGGCATCAGAAGTGTTGCCTTGCCCGACCATTTGATAGAAATGCTTGAAATAAGTATTTTCCTTGGCGAGCTTGTTCATCGTTGGAGTCACTTCCCGGCCGCCCAGCTTGAAATCGATCAGGAAATTCTGGAACGATTCCATTTGAATGATGATCACATTCTTGCCCTGGGCTGCCCCAAAATGAGCAGGCTCCGCAACCGGAGCGGTAACGCCCTTAATCTGATCGATTTTGGCTTGCGTAATTTCTTTCTTATCGGTGAGCTCGGAATCCTTGCTTTTGAAAATCACGTAGGTTTCGTAATTAAGAATTCCCATTTGCTCGGCCTGCTTGATTTCGTTCATGCTGGCTCGATTCGGCCAAATATTAAAGATGCAAAGCGCAAAGGAGACGGCAAAAATAACGGCTGCCACACTTCCCCGGACCCGGCCCAGGTTGAAGAAGCTTTTGAGCTTGTGGGCGCGTTTTTTGCGCATCAGCCAGAAACCAAGCAGTACGATGTCAAGGAAAATAAACAGATAATAAGGGTCAAGCAAGGAGAATACGCTGTTCTTGACCGCGGTGACCTGATTGACCTGCTGCAGCGCGTGATAAGTAACCAATACGCCGTAATATTTGTAGTACATAATCGCCGCGAACAGAACGGCCGTAATCACGAAATTAACGGCGAGATAAATCCCGATTTTGCGCTTGGACGAGAACCATTCGATCAGCATGAACGCAACCCAAATAAACGGGATTTCCTTCAGCAGCGGCCCCCAGGGCTGTACCCCGTCGAAGATGGCGAGCCAAGCAATATAGATTTTCAAAATCATGATAACGGAGAAAAAAACAAACGGCTTCGTATGGATTCGACGAATGCGATGTACTAAGGACACCTTGTTCCCTTCCTTTCAAAATATAGACGGAAGTGCAAGTCGGCTGCATGCCGATTACAATCCGTTAACATAGTGTATAAATACTTTAATATAATACCTCATATTACAGGGAGATGAAAATGTCGCTGAAAGCGGCTGGTCATTGACTACGGGCCGTAATAGCTGGTAAATTAGAATTAACCTCGCAAAAGGAGAGATTTTGATGTTGGTGGCCGTTCTTAACTAATAAATTCCATATGGACTGTAATCGAACGGAAGAAGTGCCGTTGCTGTCGCAGCGTGCGCCAGGTTTCGTGCACCCAAATTGCAGTCTGGTATTTAGTTAAGAACACGCAGGACATCATACAGCGCCTTTTTGCTGTTTGTATCTATCGAGGATGAATCCCGTGCTGTAGTTCAGCGCGGTTTTTTTGTTTTCGGAAGGTATAGCAGCGAGGAATCAAGGGCTAAGGATGCGCTATGTGCATTCTTACGCCCTTTTTTTGTTGTGCAAATCATGAACGGGAAAGAAACGGAGGTTGACACAATGGTGGAACAATTTACACTCGGCATGCTGGAATACGAGAGCATTAAGGAGGAAATGGCCAGCTACGCGGTCTCCTATGAAGGGCGGCTGCGCATTCAAAAGCTGGTTCCGATGGAACGGAGAGCGCAAATCGAGCAGGCGATCGAGGAGACGGCGGAAGCCAAGGAGCTGCTCTTGACGGGGGCAAGCGTTCCGCTGCCTTCGCTGGAGGGCATTGATACGGTCATGTCCTTGCTCGGTACAGGTTATCTGTTCACGGAGAAGGATTTTACCGCGATTCAGACGTTTCTGCACAGTTGCGGCCAGCTCAAGAAGTACATGGCCTCCAAAGGAGCGCTCGCGCCGCGGATTGGCTTATATGCCGCTTCACTGTATGAGATGGCCCAGCTTCAGCAGGAAATACTGCGCTGCATCCGCCATGGCGCCATTCTCGATGGGGCGAGCCGCGACCTGGATCGAATTCGCCGGAGGATGGGAATGCTGAAAGAGAAAATCCAGAAGAAGCTGCAGGCGGTCATGTCCAGGCATGCTTCCATTTTGCAAGAAAATCTGGTCAGCATGCGGGGCGGACGGTATGTGATCCCTGTAAAGAAGGATTACTACAAGCAGGTCAAGGGAAGGACGCTGGATCAATCTACGAGCGGGCAGACAGTGTTCGTGGAGCCGGATGAAGTCGCATCGCTGCAGGCCGAGCTGGAGGTGCTGGCAGGAGACGAGGCGCGTGAGGAAGCGAAAATACTGGGATATTTGACAGAGCTTGTAGAGAGAGGGGCCCACGAACTGTCGCAAAATATTGAGATCACGGGGACGTATGACTTCATTTTCGCCAAAGCGAAATATGCCGTTGCCATCGGGGGGACGGCGGTTCGGATCAGTGAAAATGGAGCCAGCAGAATTACCGGAGCCCGGCATCCGCATCTGCTCAAAACGATGGTTCCCCTGGATCTGGAAATCGGCTCTGCCTACAGGACGCTTATTATTACCGGTCCGAACACGGGCGGCAAAACCGTGGTGCTGAAAACCTTCGGTCTGCTCGCATTAATGGTGCAATCGGGCCTGCTTGTCCCTGTGAATGCCAATAGCAGCTTTGCCATTTACAACCGCATTATGGCTGTGATCGGCGATGGCCAAAATTTAGAGCAGTCCTTAAGCACCTTCTCCGCGCAAATCCGCAGTCTCGTCCATATGATACAAGAAGCGGGTCCGGATGCGCTGCTGCTGATCGATGAGCTGGCCGCGGGAACCGACCCTGGAGAGGGCATCGCTTTATCGGTGGCGATTCTTGAGGAGCTTAGCCGCAGGGGGGCGACTGTCCTGGTTACGACGCATTTTAACGAGCTGAAGACGTTCGCTTCGCATACAGAAGGCTTCCAGAATGCGCGAATGGAATTTGACCCGGAGACACTGATGCCGCTGTATCGCCTGACGATTGGCCAGGCGGGACAGAGCTATGCGATCGAAATCGCCAGCAACCTCGGAATCTATTCCGGCATTATTGAGCGTGCAAGGGAAATGGCGGCTCGGCAGGGTGGCGCTGCATCAGCTGGGGAATTGCTAGATGGACAGGAATACCGGCCGTGTAACAAAAATATAAAGAGAGAATCCGAAGCAGAGATAGAGCACCTTGAGGACGGGTATACGAATTTTGAAGCAGCAGAAGAGGAAGACCGGCGCGAGACAAATGACGGATATGCGGAAAAAAGTCGTAGCGCAATTGGCAAATTCTCCTCAGATGAAACCGCTGCTGAAGAACCGCAACGCCCCGTGTTTGAAGTTGGGGACGCTGTGTGGGTTACCGCATACGGTAAAATTGGCATCGTCTTCGCAGCAGAGGATAGCCGGGGACAGGTCGGCGTCATGATTCAAAAGCAGAAGTGCAAAGTGAACAGGAAGCGCCTGAAGCCGTATATCAAGAAGGAGGAGCTGTATCCGGAAGACTATGATATGGATATTGTCTTTGAGACGAAGGAGAACAGGAAGAAAAGCAAACTGATGCGGAAGAGGCATGTGGAGGGACTGGAGATTGTCCGCCGGCCGGAGGATGATTAACGATTCAAACATAGGGTATTGAAATTGAAAGGCCAGGGGATGATGCTTCCCCTGGCCTCCTTCGTCTCCTAAAGATCGACAAATACTGTTAATATTTTTCTATTTTTCAATATATGTTTTTTGTCATCATGAGTTATGATGGTGTAGACCAGTAGAGAGAAGGTGAACTTATGGCTTACGAGGCACTGAAGAGCATGGGCCGGACCACCAATCGCCCCAAAGTCAGCGGGGAACTGATGGACACCATCGAGCACCTGCGAGCGGAGTTAATGAATGCTGCTGGAAATAGCAATTTTAGCAGTGAAGCGGTGCTGGAATTAAGCCAGCGCCTCGATAAATATATCGTACAAGCTCAGAATCAAATGCTTGGCAGACAAGATTTTGCGGCTGGAGTAGCCAGCGCTTCGCGGATAAAGGAATGCACTTCCTCCGAATACCGTTTCGGATCGACGCTGTAGGCGTCCGCATGCACTGCTCCATCCACAAGCAGCAATCTTTTGGGCTCCGGCTTATGTTCATAGAGATCTTTACTCATGTGGGTAGGTACATACCGGTCTTCCGTACCATGCACGAACATAACGGGTAGAGAGCTTTGCTCAACCGCTTTAAGCGGACTTACCTGTTTTAACCTAAACCCCGCCTTCCGTTCCAGCTGCCTGTCAATCAGGGAGAGGAGCGGGAAGGCGGGGATTTTGTTTAGTACCTGCAATTGATAGCGCATCAGCTCCGTTAAATCGGAGTATGGACAATCCGCGATTACGAATTTGACGTTGGGATGCGCAATGGAGAGATACTCCAGAACGGTACCTCCGCCGAAGGATTGGCCGTGCAGTCCGA
This window harbors:
- a CDS encoding MATE family efflux transporter; this encodes MKNIRSREKDKFGLWVLTWPIFIEMFLQFLLGAVDTLMVSRISDDAVAVVGFSNQLFNALTTLFATVASGAGIVIAQKLGSRREEDARTVAVISVKVTALIGLGLSLMLVAVPGPIARMLQLPEELMPLAIPYISIVGGGMILTALMSALSTAIRNTGNTKGPMYIAVAMNIIHIVMNYGFIFGELGFPQLGLTGVAISTVTSRLLATVMLFLIFLVAFERRIGIRDISLFDRKLFKEVLVIGWPLGVNSGSWVFSQLVIYSFIATLGSMELAARTYMSTLETFCFLLGFSLALAVQIQIAHLYGAGRTKEAYKAVYRSLSAGLPLVIINTWLLVLFGKHILGLFTQDEGILLICGALLWLNLALQPAKVLNMTLGNALNAVGDTRYTMYVSLTVMWVVATGCSYLLGISLGWGIVAIYGCMIADEYIRSIFCYVRWRNRKFLRMKEAELQAA
- a CDS encoding LTA synthase family protein encodes the protein MSLVHRIRRIHTKPFVFFSVIMILKIYIAWLAIFDGVQPWGPLLKEIPFIWVAFMLIEWFSSKRKIGIYLAVNFVITAVLFAAIMYYKYYGVLVTYHALQQVNQVTAVKNSVFSLLDPYYLFIFLDIVLLGFWLMRKKRAHKLKSFFNLGRVRGSVAAVIFAVSFALCIFNIWPNRASMNEIKQAEQMGILNYETYVIFKSKDSELTDKKEITQAKIDQIKGVTAPVAEPAHFGAAQGKNVIIIQMESFQNFLIDFKLGGREVTPTMNKLAKENTYFKHFYQMVGQGNTSDAEFVVNTSFYIPYNEAATQNYAYKQLPSLPKLLKDQGYDTATFHTNVVDFWNRRALYEALGFDRFYDKTFFGSEDTVFFGPSDDVLYKKTADEIQKMHDADRPFYAQVISMTAHHPFTLPEEKRLFPLPERYQDNMVGDYIQAQNYADRALGEFIDDLKQRGIWDDSIVIIYGDHLGLPMYSLDKQGLELMKEIYGKEYSYIDMINIPLIISAPNVSEPAVVNTIGGQVDVLPTLANLLGLSLNQHIHFGQDLFNQTYNLLPQRYYLPSGSFLNDKALFVPGIEYQDGIHFPYDGNGSQAAQNLSTQKEYDRALQLLHLSDSYVRQLPDVPAE
- a CDS encoding DNA mismatch repair protein MutS — encoded protein: MVEQFTLGMLEYESIKEEMASYAVSYEGRLRIQKLVPMERRAQIEQAIEETAEAKELLLTGASVPLPSLEGIDTVMSLLGTGYLFTEKDFTAIQTFLHSCGQLKKYMASKGALAPRIGLYAASLYEMAQLQQEILRCIRHGAILDGASRDLDRIRRRMGMLKEKIQKKLQAVMSRHASILQENLVSMRGGRYVIPVKKDYYKQVKGRTLDQSTSGQTVFVEPDEVASLQAELEVLAGDEAREEAKILGYLTELVERGAHELSQNIEITGTYDFIFAKAKYAVAIGGTAVRISENGASRITGARHPHLLKTMVPLDLEIGSAYRTLIITGPNTGGKTVVLKTFGLLALMVQSGLLVPVNANSSFAIYNRIMAVIGDGQNLEQSLSTFSAQIRSLVHMIQEAGPDALLLIDELAAGTDPGEGIALSVAILEELSRRGATVLVTTHFNELKTFASHTEGFQNARMEFDPETLMPLYRLTIGQAGQSYAIEIASNLGIYSGIIERAREMAARQGGAASAGELLDGQEYRPCNKNIKRESEAEIEHLEDGYTNFEAAEEEDRRETNDGYAEKSRSAIGKFSSDETAAEEPQRPVFEVGDAVWVTAYGKIGIVFAAEDSRGQVGVMIQKQKCKVNRKRLKPYIKKEELYPEDYDMDIVFETKENRKKSKLMRKRHVEGLEIVRRPEDD
- a CDS encoding aspartyl-phosphate phosphatase Spo0E family protein yields the protein MDTIEHLRAELMNAAGNSNFSSEAVLELSQRLDKYIVQAQNQMLGRQDFAAGVASASRIKECTSSEYRFGSTL
- a CDS encoding alpha/beta hydrolase — translated: MVYTVLVAIVLVVILAASFLTRFGFRQITQMKLQTYENIFDYLEKTGIYSRERFETLDKKEVKVTSQDGLSLSGYVLDTDPDSKKWVIIVHGYTVSSHVSAQYVDMFQQEGFNVLLIDQRRHGNSEGTYTTYGYHEKYDVQTWVNWLLDHYGRDITIGLHGQSFGGGTVLEYLSIAHPNVKFVIADCPYSDLTELMRYQLQVLNKIPAFPLLSLIDRQLERKAGFRLKQVSPLKAVEQSSLPVMFVHGTEDRYVPTHMSKDLYEHKPEPKRLLLVDGAVHADAYSVDPKRYSEEVHSFIREALATPAAKSCLPSI